Within uncultured Methanoregula sp., the genomic segment GAGGGCTCCTGCAACCGTCCGGATATAGGGCGAGATATAGGGCGGGACCCCGAGACACGCGGGTTCGTCCACGTACCCGTCAAGAATGAAGGCTGTCCGGCTCATATGTTGTGACCAGTGAGGGCGAGAAGTTTCCGGGCCCAGAAGAGTTTTCCCCGTTTCAGCGGGTCCACGTCCTTGTCGTCAAGATCGAACCCGACAAGACTGATCTGCGAGGCTCCCAGCTCGTCGGCCGCGAAGACCGCCCGGTCGCCATCCGTGAATCCCCCGAAATTGTAGACATGCGGAAGGGGTGTACTCTGCGTTGTCCCGATCACCCGGCTTCTGAACCGGGGCACCCAGTGCCGGAGGAGAGGCATATTGTCGCCGTGTGCATGAATCACCACGATAGTTCCCTCTTTATTCAGTTCAACGAACCGGTCGGTTGCCCCGTCAAGGTCCGTAAAGATTGCATCCGGGAAGATCCCGTGGGAGTCGAGCACCTCGGCTGCGGCATCCGCTGCAAAGACAATCCCGGAGATCTGATCCAGTTCGTCCTTCAGGCACGGGGCATTGCCGCAGACCGTGACCGGGTTCCCGTCCGTGAGCGAGGCAAGCGATATGAGGCTGTCGCATTCGAGCAGGGATGAAAGAAGCCGGGCTGCTTCCTCGTCCCCTGCACGGTCGAACCCGAAGTAGTCAAGGATCTCCTTGTAATGGGGCTCCCAGGCCGAAAACTCCATTCAGGATCCCCCAAATCTCCCAGACAGGGAGTTAAGCACCATTCTTCTTTCCCTCGGTTTCAAGGCCGACAAGGGTCTTGAACTTCTGGAGGACCGGTTCGATGACAAATTCCAGGAGCTGGGCCTTGTTCTCCACCTTGCCAAAGTAATGAAGCGGCAGGTTGGCAGCTGCCATATTCGGGTGGCCGCCGGCATCGCCCATCTCCCCGAAGGCTTCAGAAAGGGCATTACCTATATGCAGCCGGATATCGCGGTTGCGGGCCGAGATGATGATGGCGTTATCGGTGATGCCGTACACGAGCGCCGTGTTGACCCCTTCGAGCGTGATGAGAAGTTCGGCAGCCTGCGGGAGGGCGTCGCGGTTCATCACGTAACCCACGTTCGCAAAGAGATAGCCGCTCTGGATCTTACGCTCGTGGATCGCTTTTCCTATAACGTCCAGCGTTTCCTGCGACATGGACGGGGACATGATCTTGTCGAGCAGGTCGGCATCCGTGAGGGGCAGGAGGAATCCCGCATAGTTGAGGTCCTGCGGGGTCACGTTCCGCTTGAACTCCTTGGTGTCCGTCCGGATACCGTAGAGAAGGGCCGTTGCCACCCGCTTGTCGACCGGCACATCGAGCTCCTGCAGGTACTGGGTCATGATGCTTGCGGTTGCCCCGACCCCGGGCCGGATATCCGTGAAGGAACCCGGGGCTACCGCGTGCTTCCCGTCCTTGTGGTGGTCGATGATGATATTGATCTTCGTCTGGGGCGGGACATCATTGTTGGCACCCGGGCCCGAACAGTCGACAAGGGCGAGGTACGTGCACTTCTGGAGGGCATCCGGGGTCAGGTGCTCCATCTTGATATCGAGCAGGTTCACAAACGTGCGGTTCTCCTGGTGGCCGATATTGCCCTCGTAAAAAATCCGGGGAGTGAGCGATTTCGGGTTCGCGTGTTTTGCGATCTC encodes:
- a CDS encoding 6-hydroxymethylpterin diphosphokinase MptE-like protein, translating into MEFSAWEPHYKEILDYFGFDRAGDEEAARLLSSLLECDSLISLASLTDGNPVTVCGNAPCLKDELDQISGIVFAADAAAEVLDSHGIFPDAIFTDLDGATDRFVELNKEGTIVVIHAHGDNMPLLRHWVPRFRSRVIGTTQSTPLPHVYNFGGFTDGDRAVFAADELGASQISLVGFDLDDKDVDPLKRGKLFWARKLLALTGHNI
- a CDS encoding DHH family phosphoesterase; this encodes MPEPAPFEPSGPTKYSIFGCGTNGYNIILELAKENERVVIIDRDENRVRHLRDQKYDAYQRDIASADMLVGLPLFEIAFVMTGDPDANLAAVVTIKKRYPSVQIVALATDPVNSQKLTAAGAEFVLYPQEVVARSAILQIKKQHSSRISQRLFTLLAGWEGTLGIITHKNPDPDAISSAMALAEIAKHANPKSLTPRIFYEGNIGHQENRTFVNLLDIKMEHLTPDALQKCTYLALVDCSGPGANNDVPPQTKINIIIDHHKDGKHAVAPGSFTDIRPGVGATASIMTQYLQELDVPVDKRVATALLYGIRTDTKEFKRNVTPQDLNYAGFLLPLTDADLLDKIMSPSMSQETLDVIGKAIHERKIQSGYLFANVGYVMNRDALPQAAELLITLEGVNTALVYGITDNAIIISARNRDIRLHIGNALSEAFGEMGDAGGHPNMAAANLPLHYFGKVENKAQLLEFVIEPVLQKFKTLVGLETEGKKNGA